Proteins encoded together in one Terriglobus saanensis SP1PR4 window:
- a CDS encoding TonB-dependent receptor: MTVPKPTRPPKPTNAHLNLSRIVTFVFYVLLTTTATFAQFTAGVQGNIQDAGGAGIPNAQMVLLNTATKVQQTGASDTSGLYRFTSLGPGEYEISTSAKGFTPAKVRFTLTAGQIRDVSLKLGVGSDTTSVTVTGESPLLDTADSREILTLDQTALENLPLATRNPMSLLGLTPGVTGIQPATTTFNPETTNHYSASGRGGNANTVIVDGLDVDSDIGAGVTNLTPNVDSLSEVTVQTNTYTVDYGKSGSIQTLMSSRPGTAQYHGFASGYYTYQGLEARGEYGVPKPTRLSPFHTTDLSFGVGGPIIPKQRFFFFATLEPYFSSTPNPALTAVGALAPNSGSLTYEDPAFAAFAQQVKPASLETSLLTKYPTQNVVFKSSTNAQAVFGAQNIAANTGCNTPSTDNIPCSTPVFDSGIFNASAPNTSYQYSVRVDKVFDKDRVNGFFVRNTIASSAPSPRPQFTTSSNLYTFSLQGNETHTFSAHLLNEAFAGYNRIEGYTPNKGLFTVPVVNVTNLGVGFGDANPYEDYIQHGFHWRDVVTYVRGNHDFRIGYEGWHGDDLAYFAGRYSQPIFTYTSIINLINDNPFTETNIAFNPVTGQPFADNYGFAKTSGGAFAEDEWKVTHRLTVNYGIRYDNFGNAYPALGQTVLANFHPAAGSSFAESIANGAFTQQSHTFAHDLNWIFSPRAGFAYDLFGKGDWVMRGGFGVYRDEFTLGNQENGLIANPPGPVRPTFKNDGSTPAPVFGLATQNTYPFGFPYPAFVGAPLDAKGGRVGGGFTVIGIDPNLSLPHTLNYTLTLEHSLTRSIVASVGYQGSHSGNLITNGGNLAAHTYGNDVNAFAGDLLQHPSFATSGAYNGTGIQNRLNTSFAAITYATNGPTANYNAIIAAVKGQFSRHGFVTASYTHSKAMDDWLSYPTAAPPYNQYYSTSLFNVPNAFSLGWNYQLPGGALHNPLLRHIAGGWTLAGITSLQAGTPFSVQNTNPLAVSVTGTDGVRITSANYATELAAGHLQYVLTSGDYNADGNNTDYPNVTAYTQKHNRSDFLVGHGVFPVCAGGALPCGNFTLPAFGSEGNQTPNRFSNPGYADTDLTLKKTTRITERVNMELRLDTFNLLNRVNLMAVDPKLQDTTFGQSTSTYAQRNMLLGARINF; the protein is encoded by the coding sequence ATGACCGTCCCAAAGCCGACCAGACCTCCGAAACCTACAAACGCCCATTTGAACCTCAGCAGGATCGTAACGTTTGTCTTCTACGTCTTGCTTACGACCACGGCCACGTTTGCACAGTTCACGGCTGGGGTTCAGGGCAACATCCAGGATGCTGGGGGAGCCGGCATACCGAACGCGCAGATGGTTCTTCTGAACACTGCGACGAAAGTGCAGCAAACCGGCGCCAGCGATACCTCAGGGCTCTATCGCTTTACGAGCCTTGGTCCTGGAGAATATGAGATCTCCACCTCTGCAAAGGGCTTTACGCCCGCAAAGGTGCGGTTTACTTTGACGGCCGGTCAAATCCGAGATGTCTCTCTGAAACTCGGTGTCGGCAGCGACACGACCAGCGTCACCGTCACGGGCGAATCGCCACTTCTGGATACGGCTGACAGCCGAGAAATACTGACCCTCGATCAGACGGCGCTTGAAAATCTGCCACTGGCCACCAGAAATCCCATGTCCCTGTTGGGTCTTACGCCGGGTGTGACCGGGATACAGCCAGCGACGACAACGTTCAATCCGGAGACCACAAATCACTACAGTGCGAGCGGACGAGGGGGCAATGCAAATACGGTCATCGTTGATGGGTTGGATGTCGACAGCGACATCGGTGCTGGTGTGACCAATCTGACGCCCAATGTTGATTCGCTCTCAGAGGTAACGGTTCAGACCAACACCTATACCGTGGATTACGGTAAGTCCGGCTCCATTCAAACCCTCATGTCCTCCCGGCCCGGAACGGCCCAGTACCATGGCTTTGCGAGTGGCTACTACACCTATCAAGGGCTGGAGGCGCGTGGGGAGTATGGCGTACCAAAGCCGACTCGTCTGTCTCCGTTTCACACCACCGATCTATCCTTCGGAGTGGGTGGTCCCATTATCCCGAAGCAGCGTTTCTTCTTCTTTGCGACACTGGAACCATACTTTTCCTCCACTCCAAATCCCGCTCTCACTGCGGTCGGAGCCCTTGCCCCAAATAGCGGCAGCCTTACCTATGAAGATCCGGCGTTCGCAGCCTTCGCCCAGCAGGTGAAACCTGCTTCGCTGGAGACGTCTCTGCTCACGAAGTATCCCACGCAGAATGTTGTGTTCAAGTCGTCTACGAACGCGCAGGCGGTTTTTGGGGCTCAGAATATCGCAGCAAACACTGGCTGTAACACTCCGAGCACAGATAACATCCCTTGCTCTACGCCTGTCTTTGATTCAGGTATTTTCAATGCCTCGGCACCGAATACCTCGTACCAATACAGCGTTCGAGTCGACAAGGTCTTCGACAAGGATCGCGTCAATGGCTTCTTCGTTCGCAATACGATTGCGAGCTCGGCGCCAAGTCCGAGACCGCAGTTCACAACGAGCAGCAATCTCTATACCTTCTCCCTGCAAGGGAACGAAACGCATACGTTTTCCGCTCACTTGCTGAATGAAGCTTTTGCTGGGTACAACCGGATTGAGGGCTACACCCCCAATAAGGGACTGTTCACTGTTCCAGTGGTCAACGTCACGAACCTGGGTGTCGGTTTTGGTGATGCCAATCCGTATGAAGACTATATTCAGCATGGCTTTCATTGGCGGGATGTGGTGACCTATGTCCGAGGCAATCACGACTTTCGAATCGGTTACGAAGGCTGGCATGGGGATGACCTGGCGTACTTCGCAGGCCGATACAGCCAGCCAATCTTTACCTACACAAGCATCATCAACCTGATCAACGACAATCCATTTACTGAAACCAACATCGCTTTCAATCCAGTTACAGGACAGCCCTTTGCCGATAATTACGGCTTTGCCAAAACCTCGGGCGGTGCTTTCGCTGAAGACGAATGGAAGGTCACACACAGACTCACGGTCAACTACGGCATTCGCTACGATAACTTCGGCAATGCCTACCCTGCGCTCGGGCAGACGGTGCTGGCGAACTTTCATCCGGCGGCAGGCTCATCGTTTGCCGAGAGTATCGCCAACGGCGCCTTTACGCAGCAGAGCCACACGTTCGCGCACGATTTGAATTGGATCTTCAGTCCCCGAGCCGGATTTGCGTATGATCTCTTCGGTAAAGGAGATTGGGTCATGCGTGGAGGCTTCGGTGTCTATCGAGACGAGTTCACTCTTGGAAACCAGGAGAACGGATTGATTGCGAATCCACCCGGTCCTGTGCGTCCGACGTTCAAGAACGATGGTTCGACGCCAGCACCGGTCTTCGGATTGGCGACACAGAATACCTATCCCTTTGGCTTTCCGTATCCAGCCTTTGTTGGCGCTCCACTGGATGCAAAAGGCGGTCGCGTGGGAGGAGGATTCACTGTGATCGGGATCGACCCCAATCTTAGCTTGCCCCACACCTTGAACTACACTTTGACGCTTGAGCACTCACTGACGAGAAGCATCGTTGCCAGTGTCGGGTATCAGGGATCTCACTCTGGAAACCTGATCACGAATGGAGGTAACCTCGCCGCTCATACCTACGGCAATGACGTGAACGCCTTTGCGGGCGACCTTCTCCAGCATCCCAGCTTCGCAACTTCCGGAGCATATAACGGGACGGGCATTCAGAACCGTCTCAACACCAGCTTCGCCGCGATTACGTATGCGACGAATGGCCCGACCGCGAACTACAACGCCATCATCGCAGCGGTCAAAGGGCAGTTCTCGAGACATGGTTTTGTCACGGCTTCTTATACGCACTCCAAAGCAATGGACGACTGGCTGAGCTACCCAACCGCAGCACCGCCCTACAACCAATACTATTCAACCTCGCTGTTCAACGTGCCCAATGCTTTCTCGCTGGGATGGAACTATCAACTGCCAGGCGGCGCATTGCACAACCCCTTGCTCCGGCATATTGCGGGAGGTTGGACCTTGGCTGGGATTACGAGTCTGCAAGCCGGCACGCCCTTCAGTGTCCAGAACACAAACCCCTTGGCGGTAAGCGTTACCGGGACGGATGGGGTACGCATTACTTCTGCGAATTATGCAACCGAGTTGGCAGCCGGTCATCTCCAGTATGTTCTGACCAGCGGAGACTATAACGCCGATGGAAATAACACCGACTACCCGAACGTCACGGCCTATACGCAGAAGCACAATAGGAGCGATTTCCTTGTAGGTCATGGAGTCTTCCCTGTGTGTGCTGGCGGCGCGCTCCCTTGTGGCAACTTCACGCTTCCGGCCTTTGGGTCGGAAGGGAATCAAACCCCGAACCGGTTCAGCAATCCCGGTTATGCAGACACTGACCTGACGTTGAAAAAGACAACGCGGATCACAGAGCGCGTCAATATGGAGTTGCGCCTTGATACCTTCAACCTCTTAAATCGAGTGAACCTGATGGCCGTCGATCCGAAGCTGCAGGACACGACGTTTGGTCAATCGACCAGCACGTACGCACAAAGGAATATGCTGCTCGGAGCGAGAATCAACTTCTAA
- a CDS encoding beta-L-arabinofuranosidase domain-containing protein, with translation MLTRRKFVEVGAAAVAAVALKEKSAFADERRESSLKLAPTAFRALPLGQIRPGGWLRRQLRIQADGLSGHLDEFWPDVGPHSGWLGGSGESWERGPYFVDGLLPLAWQLNDERLKAKAMRFIDWTLNHQAPNGMIGPASNDDWWPRMVMLKVLAQYHDATADPRVLPVLTRYFHYQLAVLPTRPLRDWGKYRWQDEVLVVEWLYECTGDASLLRLANLLEKQGYDWIVGFADFKHTGVTSRAYLDASAIGGNRAEGMETHGVNNGQAIKTAAVRYRLSGDASEHANFKRQIDTLDRFHGMPNGMFSCDEHLAGLDPSHGTELCTVVETLYSLEVALETFGDASIADRIEKIAFNALPGTFDDAMWAHQYDQQANQVLVGLNSKPWTTNGPESNLYGLEPNFGCCTANFHQGWPKFTSSLWMRSPDGGLVASLYAPCEVETTVSDHKISLRVETEYPFKQDVRIVLSPETALSFPLHLRIPAWASAATLRINGQPVPIDAKPETFALIERRWVPGDVVDLHLPMVPSISRWYNHSLALMRGPLVFSRDPGESWVKLRDRGLTADWQVYPKKFWNYALLVDERSAGEVEVVEGAVGVIPFAAISAPVKLRVKASRINAWRSEDGVAAPVPEGPQTSTLPEEMLELIPYGAAKLRITAFPQLRRDKQADEHFSHVKC, from the coding sequence ATGCTGACACGTAGGAAGTTTGTAGAAGTTGGGGCAGCTGCTGTTGCCGCGGTGGCGCTGAAAGAAAAATCTGCTTTCGCTGATGAGCGACGCGAATCGTCGCTGAAGCTCGCTCCCACAGCGTTTCGAGCGCTGCCACTCGGGCAGATCCGTCCGGGGGGCTGGCTTCGTCGTCAGCTGCGCATTCAGGCGGATGGTCTAAGCGGTCATCTGGATGAGTTCTGGCCCGATGTAGGTCCGCATAGTGGATGGCTGGGCGGATCGGGCGAAAGCTGGGAACGCGGTCCTTATTTCGTTGACGGGTTACTCCCACTCGCGTGGCAACTCAATGATGAGCGTCTCAAGGCCAAAGCGATGCGTTTCATCGACTGGACTCTGAACCATCAGGCACCGAACGGCATGATTGGCCCGGCGAGCAATGACGACTGGTGGCCGCGCATGGTGATGCTGAAGGTGTTGGCTCAATATCATGATGCCACTGCGGATCCTCGCGTCCTTCCCGTACTCACGCGATACTTTCACTACCAGCTTGCCGTCTTGCCCACACGGCCCCTGCGCGATTGGGGAAAGTATCGATGGCAGGATGAAGTCCTCGTTGTAGAGTGGCTCTATGAATGCACTGGCGACGCGTCGTTATTGCGTCTTGCCAATCTGCTCGAGAAGCAGGGGTATGACTGGATTGTAGGCTTCGCGGACTTCAAGCATACCGGCGTCACCTCGCGCGCTTATCTTGATGCTTCGGCCATCGGCGGGAACAGGGCTGAAGGCATGGAAACGCATGGCGTCAATAATGGCCAAGCGATCAAAACCGCGGCCGTCCGTTACCGCCTTTCTGGGGACGCATCTGAACATGCCAACTTCAAACGACAGATCGACACGCTCGACCGCTTCCACGGCATGCCGAACGGTATGTTCTCCTGCGACGAGCATTTGGCAGGTCTTGATCCAAGCCACGGGACGGAGCTCTGTACTGTGGTGGAGACCCTCTATTCCCTCGAGGTCGCACTCGAAACCTTCGGGGATGCTTCCATCGCAGACCGTATCGAGAAGATTGCTTTCAACGCTCTTCCCGGTACCTTCGACGACGCGATGTGGGCTCACCAGTACGACCAGCAGGCCAATCAGGTTCTGGTGGGGCTCAACTCCAAGCCCTGGACAACCAACGGCCCCGAATCGAATCTGTACGGACTCGAACCCAACTTCGGTTGTTGCACGGCAAACTTTCACCAGGGCTGGCCTAAATTCACGTCCAGCCTGTGGATGCGCTCGCCGGACGGCGGTTTAGTGGCTTCGTTGTATGCCCCATGCGAGGTCGAGACCACGGTCAGCGATCACAAGATCTCTCTTCGCGTGGAGACCGAGTATCCGTTCAAGCAGGATGTCCGCATTGTTTTGTCTCCCGAGACTGCGTTGAGTTTTCCTTTGCACTTGCGGATTCCTGCATGGGCGAGCGCGGCCACTCTTCGGATCAATGGCCAGCCGGTACCGATCGATGCAAAGCCGGAAACCTTTGCGCTGATCGAAAGACGTTGGGTTCCAGGGGATGTTGTTGACTTGCATCTGCCCATGGTCCCTTCGATTTCACGTTGGTATAACCATTCGCTCGCACTGATGCGTGGGCCGTTGGTCTTCTCCCGGGATCCTGGAGAGAGTTGGGTCAAACTCCGCGACAGGGGACTGACTGCAGATTGGCAGGTGTACCCGAAGAAGTTTTGGAACTACGCTTTGCTCGTCGATGAGCGCTCGGCGGGGGAGGTTGAGGTCGTGGAGGGAGCTGTCGGTGTAATACCTTTTGCGGCGATATCGGCACCAGTGAAGCTGCGAGTCAAAGCTAGCCGCATCAATGCCTGGCGCTCAGAGGATGGAGTCGCGGCACCGGTGCCGGAAGGGCCGCAGACCAGCACACTTCCGGAGGAGATGCTGGAGCTCATCCCCTATGGCGCGGCCAAGCTGCGTATCACTGCCTTTCCGCAACTGAGAAGAGACAAGCAGGCAGATGAACACTTCTCACATGTTAAATGCTGA
- a CDS encoding anhydro-N-acetylmuramic acid kinase: MKSLVVAGVMSGTSADGIDVALVRITPREDAAPKLKLLGHTAVPYSKKLRATVLAAMDAPNISAAELARLHWRLGEVYGDAIVAAQQQHRIKAHLAGVHGQTIYHQGIAQKYFGTPLRCTWQLGEAAEVAARTGLPVVSDFRPADITAGGQGAPLVPIFDRIAFAHPKRNRILQNLGGIANLTAIPAGSKETLAFDSGPANMLIDACMQRLFNRTYDRNGATAAKGKTLQPVVEQLLQTKYFSLQTPKSCGREEFGEAYVDRLIALCKKARATNEDILATATALTVQSILSAYRNLVWPFLGQNAPLADATDYIVAGGGTSNRTLMQQLRAGLEPLGISVSTTDEHGIPSQAKEAMAFALLAWLRWNNLPGNVPSATGASKPMILGKVTLA, encoded by the coding sequence ATGAAGAGCCTCGTTGTTGCGGGCGTGATGTCTGGCACCTCAGCCGACGGGATCGACGTTGCCCTCGTCCGCATCACTCCACGCGAAGACGCCGCACCGAAGCTGAAGCTTCTCGGGCACACTGCAGTTCCCTACAGCAAGAAGCTGCGAGCCACCGTGCTCGCCGCCATGGATGCTCCGAATATCTCCGCTGCGGAACTCGCACGCCTCCACTGGCGTCTTGGCGAAGTCTATGGAGATGCCATCGTAGCGGCGCAACAGCAGCACAGGATCAAAGCGCACCTTGCAGGCGTTCACGGACAGACGATCTATCACCAGGGCATCGCGCAGAAGTATTTCGGCACGCCGCTGCGCTGCACATGGCAGTTAGGCGAAGCCGCGGAAGTCGCCGCCCGCACAGGCCTTCCCGTCGTCTCAGACTTTCGTCCAGCAGATATCACCGCTGGTGGGCAAGGCGCACCGCTCGTCCCCATCTTCGACCGCATCGCCTTTGCACACCCAAAGCGCAATCGAATTCTGCAGAACCTCGGCGGCATCGCCAACCTTACCGCCATCCCTGCCGGCAGCAAAGAGACGCTGGCCTTCGACTCCGGTCCCGCGAATATGCTCATCGATGCGTGCATGCAGCGCCTCTTCAACCGCACGTACGATCGCAATGGCGCAACCGCAGCTAAAGGGAAGACCCTCCAGCCGGTTGTCGAGCAGCTTTTGCAGACCAAGTACTTCAGCCTGCAGACACCGAAGTCCTGCGGTCGTGAAGAGTTCGGCGAAGCGTACGTCGACCGTCTTATTGCTCTCTGTAAAAAAGCGCGCGCGACCAACGAAGACATCCTCGCCACCGCGACCGCGCTCACCGTGCAGAGTATCCTCTCCGCTTATCGCAACCTCGTCTGGCCCTTCCTCGGCCAGAACGCACCACTGGCCGACGCGACGGACTACATCGTCGCCGGTGGTGGCACGTCGAACCGCACGCTCATGCAGCAGCTTCGCGCAGGTCTGGAGCCGCTCGGCATTAGTGTCTCCACCACAGACGAGCACGGCATACCATCGCAAGCCAAGGAAGCCATGGCCTTCGCCCTGCTGGCCTGGCTGCGCTGGAATAACCTTCCCGGCAACGTACCCTCCGCAACTGGAGCGAGCAAGCCTATGATTCTCGGCAAGGTGACGCTTGCGTAA
- a CDS encoding DUF1868 domain-containing protein — protein sequence MFQRDRRQFLLQSSTLAAASFLPSHLFSQTASSSPERKIPNQDTILKFNPDGTPRPFAGNTVICHLPAQCAMRDAMVELHGALTQASYRHKLGLTSTDSYHMTIFPGANDQGRSAYGWPSYVPADAPIEVCDRMVGERIAKTHFSCPLPLRMRVDQEQTIHYSTACTLRMIAVDSDEEKKLRSLRDKLAEVFGFQLKNHATYQFHITMSYQMAPFTTEENGAYRNLLEKHVQRIIDAEPVLELGVPEYCVFPDMFRFEPQKLLACS from the coding sequence TTGTTTCAGCGTGACCGTCGCCAGTTTCTCCTTCAGTCGTCCACTCTGGCAGCCGCCTCGTTCCTGCCTTCCCATCTTTTTTCGCAGACAGCTTCATCAAGCCCGGAGCGGAAGATCCCAAACCAGGACACGATTCTGAAGTTCAACCCCGACGGTACACCACGCCCTTTCGCGGGCAACACGGTCATCTGCCATTTACCGGCGCAGTGCGCGATGCGCGACGCTATGGTGGAACTGCACGGTGCGCTAACGCAGGCTTCTTATCGCCACAAGCTTGGGCTTACTTCTACGGACAGCTACCACATGACCATCTTCCCAGGAGCGAACGATCAGGGCAGATCTGCTTACGGATGGCCGTCCTATGTACCAGCAGATGCTCCGATTGAAGTCTGCGATCGCATGGTGGGTGAGCGGATAGCGAAGACACATTTCTCCTGCCCATTACCCCTGCGTATGCGCGTCGATCAAGAGCAGACCATCCATTACTCGACAGCCTGCACCTTAAGAATGATTGCAGTCGACAGCGACGAAGAAAAGAAGTTAAGGTCTCTCCGAGACAAGCTTGCAGAGGTCTTTGGCTTTCAGCTCAAGAATCATGCGACCTATCAGTTCCATATCACTATGTCGTATCAGATGGCCCCATTTACAACTGAGGAGAACGGCGCTTATCGGAATCTGCTCGAAAAACATGTCCAACGCATCATCGATGCAGAGCCTGTCCTGGAGCTTGGAGTTCCTGAATATTGTGTTTTTCCGGACATGTTTCGCTTTGAGCCGCAGAAGTTGCTGGCTTGCTCCTGA
- a CDS encoding ABC transporter substrate-binding protein, which yields MRKGLALFILPLLLCDCHQKRPNLSTIVVDIESSPNNLDIRMGTDAQSEHIGSLVFESLVRKDEHYNLQPFLAESWQQPDPLTFVFQIRPNVFFHDGSSLTAADVAWTIESMHNGAILTSKSGSFTNVVRAEATGPLTCTVHLKKPDAGLLFNLSDGLFGVVKNGAGKNAPLIGTGPFRYVSQVVDKEVLLDRNEHYWGAPAHVPHVRIEVVPDAITRALEIQKGSADIVSNALSLDTVYAMRSDPNVRVETYPGSILNYLNFNTLDPILRDARVRQAISFAIDRPAIIHALFRDEARLANSMLPEGHWAGATPNEILTYNYDPARARALLEAAGYKSDNKGTRLHLTLKTSTDDTTRLLAIIVQQQLRNVGIDLELRANEFGTFYADVTKGAFQIYALRWIGANEDPDIYRYVYATNSFPPKGANRGRFSSPQVDALIEQGQAEFDQAKRRVIYLELQHILAEQEPSVNLWYLNNVVVHSARLKNVRPTPSATYDFLRTAEIASSPAQ from the coding sequence TTGCGTAAGGGCCTCGCGCTTTTCATTCTTCCGTTGCTGCTCTGCGATTGTCATCAGAAGAGGCCGAACCTGAGCACCATCGTCGTCGATATCGAAAGCTCACCGAACAACCTGGACATCCGCATGGGCACCGATGCCCAGTCCGAACACATCGGCTCACTGGTCTTCGAGTCGCTCGTGCGCAAAGACGAACACTACAACCTGCAGCCCTTCCTCGCGGAGAGCTGGCAGCAACCCGATCCGCTTACGTTCGTATTTCAGATCCGCCCTAACGTTTTCTTTCACGATGGCTCTTCCCTCACTGCTGCGGACGTGGCGTGGACGATCGAAAGCATGCACAACGGCGCAATCCTCACCTCGAAATCCGGCAGCTTTACGAACGTGGTCAGAGCAGAGGCCACGGGCCCGCTCACCTGCACCGTGCACCTCAAAAAGCCCGATGCAGGTCTGCTCTTCAATCTCTCCGATGGCCTCTTTGGCGTTGTAAAAAACGGCGCCGGCAAAAACGCACCACTGATTGGCACTGGGCCTTTCCGCTACGTTTCGCAGGTCGTCGATAAAGAAGTTCTTCTCGACCGCAACGAGCATTACTGGGGCGCTCCCGCGCATGTGCCGCACGTTCGCATCGAGGTTGTCCCTGACGCCATCACGCGCGCTCTGGAGATTCAAAAAGGCTCAGCCGACATCGTCTCCAACGCTCTCTCGCTCGACACGGTTTATGCGATGCGTTCGGATCCAAACGTCCGCGTGGAGACTTATCCCGGCTCCATCCTGAACTATCTCAACTTCAATACGCTGGACCCTATCCTGCGCGACGCGCGTGTGCGGCAAGCGATTTCCTTCGCCATCGACCGGCCTGCGATCATCCACGCTCTCTTTCGTGACGAGGCCCGTCTCGCCAACAGCATGCTGCCCGAAGGACACTGGGCGGGAGCCACACCGAACGAGATCCTCACCTACAACTACGATCCCGCACGTGCTCGCGCTCTTCTCGAAGCTGCGGGCTACAAGTCAGACAACAAAGGCACGCGCCTTCACCTCACCCTGAAGACTTCGACGGATGACACCACGCGCCTGCTCGCCATCATCGTGCAGCAGCAGCTTCGCAACGTCGGTATCGATCTTGAGCTCCGCGCGAACGAATTTGGCACCTTCTATGCCGACGTCACCAAGGGCGCCTTCCAGATCTACGCCCTCCGATGGATCGGCGCGAACGAGGATCCGGATATCTATCGCTATGTTTACGCCACCAACAGCTTCCCTCCCAAGGGAGCCAATCGTGGCCGCTTCTCCAGCCCCCAGGTCGACGCGCTCATCGAGCAGGGGCAGGCCGAATTCGATCAGGCGAAGCGCCGCGTCATCTACCTGGAGCTACAGCACATCCTCGCCGAGCAGGAGCCCAGCGTAAACCTCTGGTATTTGAACAACGTGGTCGTTCATTCGGCACGTTTGAAGAACGTTCGCCCCACACCCTCAGCGACTTACGACTTCCTCAGAACGGCGGAAATCGCGTCCTCTCCTGCCCAATAA